In the Topomyia yanbarensis strain Yona2022 chromosome 3, ASM3024719v1, whole genome shotgun sequence genome, one interval contains:
- the LOC131693683 gene encoding uncharacterized protein LOC131693683 gives MKPRLERFAIVNGYLLGFGALMFYSVASYFVIAKKQYWKENFFDFEGGTNALNRTIIAIVLSIPAQFVLLTGLLHKRASSINWYGIICLMQMLFAIVMAIKIPGGENFIVHIVLISGYIGMSLMTLSLLFTGHERRSFVIVDP, from the exons ATGAAGCCCAGACTTGAACGGTTTGCCATAGTAAACGGATACCTGTTGGGATTTGGAGCCTTGATGTTCTACTCGGTGGCAAGCTATTTTGTGATCGCAAAGAAGCAGTACTGGAAGGagaattttttcgattttgaaggTGGTACGAATGCAT TAAATCGAACAATCATTGCAATCGTTCTTTCCATACCTGCACAGTTTGTTCTGCTAACGGGGCTTCTACAC aaaCGAGCATCTTCCATTAACTGGTATGGAATAATTTGCTTGATGCAAATGCTGTTCGCCATAGTGATGGCTATTAAAATTCCTGGAGGTGAAAATTTCATTGTACACATAGTGC TAATCTCTGGTTATATCGGAATGTCCTTGATGACGCTAAGCCTGTTGTTCACCGGTCACGAAAGAAGATCTTTCGTGATAGTAGATCCGTGA
- the LOC131688333 gene encoding uncharacterized protein LOC131688333, with translation MVYSSTATAQPQQSAPDRFDGSLSRVSFVREHAICQNRTARSISQNRTIYALRRERRKRKHWQVGRPCSKSNRTMDKFLRFFIKFHGYCIAVASSALTILFTSIFTSHLHHDSWEELYDLRYTGIPALIFGLAWMMANSLLIVGIFKEKKTYLYPFSVLFILDLFLVILRDLYLIINQYAWYKSVFFNFSLPFLLFIIPYVILSILALIKLFDVDPIIRTDDNFVRFDRNASAEDSFNRVTIVD, from the exons ATGGTATACTCATCCACTGCTACAGCACAGCCGCAACAATCGGCTCCTGACAGGTTCGATGGTTCGCTCTCGCGTGTTTCGTTCGTGAGAGAGCATGCGATCTGTCAAAATCGAACCGCGCGGAGCATCTCACAGAACCGGACTATATACGCTCTGCGGAGAGAGCGACGCAAAAGAAAGCATTGGCAGGTTGGACGTCCTTGTAGCAAGTCAAA CCGGACGATGGATAAATTCTTACGGTTCTTCATTAAATTTCACGGCTATTGCATTGCCGTAGCGAGCAGTGCTCTGACGATTTTGTTTACCTCCATTTTCACCAGTCACCTGCACCACGACAGTTGGGAAGAGT TATACGATCTACGTTACACTGGCATACCTGCGCTTATTTTTGGCCTCGCATGGATGATGGCAAACTCGCTACTAATTGTCGGCATTTTTAAG GAAAAGAAAACGTATTTGTACCCTTTCTCGGTACTATTTATACTTGACTTGTTCCTGGTGATTCTTCGGGACCTTTATTTGATCATCAATCAGTACGCCTGGTACAAATCGGTGTTTTTCAACTTTAGTCTACCCTTTCTATTGT TTATCATCCCATACGTAATTCTAAGCATACTAGCACTGATAAAACTGTTTGACGTTGATCCTATTATCAGGACGGATGATAATTTTGTTCGATTTGACCGGAACGCATCCGCGGAGGACAGTTTCAACCGAGTTACCATCGTGGATTGA